From one Luteolibacter sp. SL250 genomic stretch:
- a CDS encoding discoidin domain-containing protein, producing the protein MRIHLLIPPLTALSVCLGQDANFPAMPPVEALSPQEAASSFEVPDGYRMQLMLSEPQIAEPVATVFDGNGRMFVAEMRTYMQDIDGNGQMEKTSRISMHADEDGDGTFEKHTVFAEGLLLPRMMLPLGKGQLVINETNSNDLFLLTDENGDGVADKKEIWYRGGPRGGNLEHQPSGLVWALDNAIYTTLNSIRLRWTPDGIKKEETKPNGGQWGLGQDDLGNLWFVNASGERGPNTFQASPVYGMFNPPEQFDIGFKEVFPLVGARDFQGGPSRVREPDGTLTGFTACAGIDVYRGDQLPRELLGNVFFGEPVGRLVRRTVVTNDGGLKVLSNPYQRTKSEFLRSTDLCFRPVNFTNAPDGTLYITDMYRGIIQEGNWVRPGSYLRKAVEQYQFDKVSGHGRIWRLEHKDTRPVKQPRMYDETSAQLTAHLSHPNGWWRDTAQRLLVLRQDKTVVPVLENIVRSEGNPFARIHALWTLQGLGALTPQIIRGQMADADPQIRTNAIRVSETLFLNGDSSFQKDIQNLAKDPDPAVTLQGILTAKYLAWPDHMKFIQETVEGSSAKGVTQIGRHLLQGGQNQAGMSDQQRLVMKKGQEIYNSVCAACHGMDGKGSEIAGLKGAMLAPPFVGSKIVNNNPNGGIYVLLKGLEGEIEGKKYEGLMIPMGGDDDEWIASVMSYIRNSFGNRGSFIQHADVAQARKDTASRTTPWTYQELMDRLPQYMPASQIKVSASEKSGDAVRAVDESAGSRYTTGKFMLPGMWFQVELTKPVKASGIILDTRGSVNDYPRGTEVSISDDGKTWRVIARKPEERNPLTEISFTPVTTRFIRVTQLGSAKGNFWSIHDLKVLQAPAKRP; encoded by the coding sequence ATGAGAATCCACCTGCTCATTCCGCCCCTCACCGCGCTCTCCGTCTGTCTCGGTCAGGACGCAAACTTCCCGGCGATGCCTCCCGTGGAAGCGCTGTCGCCCCAGGAAGCGGCAAGCTCTTTCGAAGTGCCTGATGGTTACCGGATGCAGCTCATGCTTTCCGAGCCGCAAATCGCCGAGCCGGTGGCCACCGTGTTCGATGGGAACGGGCGTATGTTCGTGGCGGAAATGCGGACCTACATGCAGGACATCGATGGCAACGGCCAGATGGAGAAAACCAGCAGGATTTCCATGCATGCCGACGAGGATGGAGACGGAACGTTCGAGAAGCACACGGTTTTCGCCGAAGGTCTGCTGCTTCCCCGCATGATGCTGCCACTCGGAAAAGGGCAGCTCGTCATCAATGAAACCAACAGCAACGATCTGTTCCTGCTCACGGACGAGAACGGCGACGGAGTGGCGGACAAAAAGGAAATCTGGTACCGGGGCGGACCCCGTGGAGGGAATCTCGAACACCAGCCGAGCGGCTTGGTCTGGGCCCTCGATAACGCCATCTATACCACGCTCAACAGCATCCGCCTCAGGTGGACTCCCGATGGAATCAAGAAAGAGGAAACGAAACCGAACGGCGGGCAATGGGGACTTGGCCAGGATGACCTGGGCAACCTCTGGTTTGTGAACGCCAGCGGTGAACGCGGTCCAAACACGTTCCAGGCATCACCTGTCTATGGAATGTTCAATCCGCCCGAGCAATTCGACATTGGTTTCAAGGAGGTCTTCCCCTTGGTCGGGGCGCGCGACTTCCAAGGTGGGCCCAGCCGGGTCCGGGAGCCGGATGGAACTCTCACCGGCTTCACAGCTTGCGCGGGCATCGACGTTTATCGCGGCGATCAGCTTCCAAGGGAGCTTCTGGGCAATGTCTTCTTCGGCGAGCCGGTGGGGCGTCTCGTCCGCCGGACTGTCGTCACCAACGATGGCGGCTTGAAAGTCCTCTCAAATCCCTACCAGAGGACGAAGTCCGAGTTCCTGCGTTCCACTGACCTCTGCTTCCGTCCGGTGAATTTCACCAACGCTCCCGATGGCACGCTGTACATCACGGACATGTATCGCGGCATCATCCAGGAGGGAAACTGGGTCAGGCCGGGCAGTTATCTGAGAAAAGCGGTCGAACAATATCAGTTCGACAAGGTTTCCGGTCACGGCCGGATCTGGCGCTTGGAACACAAGGACACCCGTCCCGTGAAACAACCGCGCATGTATGACGAGACTTCCGCCCAACTCACCGCCCACCTCTCGCATCCCAATGGCTGGTGGCGGGACACCGCGCAGCGACTCCTTGTCCTGAGGCAGGACAAGACGGTCGTCCCGGTGCTGGAGAACATCGTCCGGAGTGAGGGAAATCCATTCGCGCGCATCCACGCGCTCTGGACCCTCCAGGGTCTGGGTGCGCTCACCCCGCAAATCATCCGCGGGCAGATGGCGGACGCGGACCCACAGATACGTACGAATGCGATTCGCGTCAGCGAAACCCTTTTCCTCAACGGAGACTCTTCTTTCCAGAAGGACATTCAGAATCTCGCCAAGGATCCGGATCCGGCCGTGACTCTCCAGGGCATCCTGACAGCGAAATATCTCGCGTGGCCCGACCACATGAAATTCATCCAGGAAACGGTTGAAGGTTCTTCAGCCAAAGGCGTCACCCAGATCGGAAGACACCTTCTCCAAGGCGGCCAAAATCAGGCGGGAATGTCCGACCAACAACGTCTGGTCATGAAGAAGGGCCAGGAGATCTACAATTCCGTCTGCGCGGCGTGCCATGGCATGGATGGCAAAGGGAGTGAGATTGCGGGACTGAAGGGAGCGATGCTCGCGCCTCCTTTTGTCGGCTCCAAGATCGTGAACAACAATCCAAACGGCGGGATCTACGTCCTTCTAAAGGGTCTCGAAGGTGAGATCGAAGGGAAGAAATACGAAGGCCTGATGATCCCGATGGGCGGGGATGACGACGAATGGATCGCGTCCGTCATGAGTTACATCCGCAACAGCTTCGGCAACCGGGGGAGCTTCATCCAGCATGCCGACGTCGCACAGGCACGGAAGGACACCGCTTCCCGGACCACACCTTGGACCTACCAGGAACTCATGGACCGGCTGCCCCAATATATGCCGGCATCACAAATCAAGGTCAGCGCTTCGGAGAAGAGCGGCGACGCGGTCCGCGCCGTCGATGAAAGTGCCGGATCCCGCTACACCACCGGCAAGTTCATGCTTCCCGGCATGTGGTTCCAGGTGGAGCTGACAAAGCCAGTCAAGGCATCCGGGATCATCCTGGACACCCGCGGTTCGGTGAACGACTACCCGCGCGGCACCGAAGTTTCGATCTCCGACGATGGCAAAACGTGGAGGGTCATCGCCAGGAAGCCGGAGGAAAGGAATCCTCTGACGGAAATCTCCTTCACCCCAGTCACCACGAGATTCATCCGTGTGACCCAGCTTGGATCAGCCAAAGGGAACTTCTGGTCCATCCATGACCTGAAGGTGCTGCAAGCACCGGCCAAGCGGCCCTGA
- a CDS encoding ATP-binding protein, with the protein MLLLSAQVGFASPLRTTIEVGVDGGPSSGRRSEIPYDSSQIRFEVKPRPGFIRHRLVGYETDWSERTGEMYFLVRFLDSTGDQIAQQSFLVKGKSTGWKGSEANSAATDRRESIVVPPDARNVAVTISSAGPAAAVGIFAISHLNVTARNDAAAPRVLIGADVSTDWAKGGTRPSMASLRHDREGTPVYCITDDDVNGHADWKTVVNPSSRISPGETLEFTWKEVFCTGMGDPFKVQYGKLPPGDYRFEVESLGISGISPDGLAVFEVRVASPYWRNPWYLAAFLLGAAGISTLVARHLVRKKIQMHLREARMIADERLRIARDLHDDLGARLSHISLLGAHAMSTAPTPEAMRNFGEIASMSRELVTSLSESVWMLNSKNDRLGSLTDYLCRMVGGLCRPLDISCRIDAPPPADEDLPVTGELRHNVTMAVKEAVNNALKHSEATEIRLKVDADDRDLEIRVSDNGKGLHEPIGAGNGLENIRQRMNQIGGSVEIGTNGGCGTAILLRAPLEHKAVRKAPYP; encoded by the coding sequence ATGCTCCTTCTGTCCGCCCAGGTGGGGTTCGCTTCCCCTCTGCGGACCACCATAGAAGTCGGCGTCGATGGCGGACCCTCCTCCGGGCGCCGTTCCGAGATTCCCTACGATTCGTCGCAGATCCGGTTTGAAGTGAAGCCCCGTCCGGGGTTCATCCGGCATCGCCTTGTCGGTTACGAGACGGATTGGAGCGAACGGACCGGGGAGATGTATTTTCTCGTTCGCTTCCTTGATTCCACCGGTGACCAGATCGCCCAGCAGTCGTTCCTGGTGAAAGGGAAGAGCACAGGCTGGAAAGGTTCCGAAGCCAATTCCGCCGCGACCGACCGCCGCGAATCGATCGTAGTGCCTCCAGACGCCCGCAATGTGGCTGTCACCATCTCATCGGCGGGACCTGCTGCAGCAGTTGGGATCTTCGCCATCAGCCATCTCAACGTAACGGCACGGAACGATGCTGCGGCACCGCGGGTGCTGATAGGCGCCGATGTGTCCACCGACTGGGCAAAGGGGGGAACGCGTCCTTCCATGGCATCGCTCCGCCACGACCGGGAAGGCACTCCGGTCTACTGCATCACCGATGACGACGTCAACGGACACGCGGACTGGAAGACGGTCGTCAACCCTTCCTCCCGGATCTCACCCGGCGAAACTCTCGAATTCACCTGGAAGGAAGTCTTCTGTACCGGGATGGGGGATCCCTTCAAGGTCCAGTATGGGAAACTTCCCCCGGGAGACTACCGCTTTGAGGTCGAATCGCTCGGCATCTCGGGCATTTCCCCGGATGGACTTGCCGTTTTCGAAGTCCGGGTGGCGTCGCCGTATTGGAGAAACCCCTGGTATTTGGCCGCATTCTTACTGGGTGCTGCCGGGATCTCCACTCTCGTGGCCCGACATCTCGTCCGGAAAAAGATTCAGATGCACTTGCGGGAGGCACGCATGATCGCGGACGAGCGGCTCCGGATCGCACGCGACCTCCACGACGATCTCGGGGCCCGGCTTTCGCACATTTCCCTTCTGGGCGCCCATGCGATGAGCACCGCCCCAACCCCCGAGGCAATGCGCAATTTCGGTGAGATCGCGTCCATGTCGCGGGAACTTGTCACTTCGCTTTCCGAGTCGGTCTGGATGCTCAACTCAAAAAACGACCGACTCGGTTCCCTCACCGACTATCTCTGCCGGATGGTCGGCGGGTTATGCCGTCCGCTGGACATCAGTTGCCGTATCGACGCGCCCCCACCTGCGGACGAGGATCTGCCTGTCACAGGCGAGCTCCGTCACAACGTGACCATGGCGGTCAAGGAAGCGGTGAACAATGCGCTCAAACATTCGGAAGCCACCGAGATCCGCCTCAAGGTGGACGCCGATGACCGAGATCTGGAAATACGCGTTTCAGACAATGGCAAGGGGCTTCATGAACCCATCGGCGCGGGCAATGGGCTCGAGAACATCAGGCAGAGGATGAACCAGATAGGTGGATCAGTCGAGATCGGAACAAACGGAGGATGTGGGACGGCCATCCTTCTGCGGGCGCCCCTCGAACATAAGGCCGTCCGGAAAGCTCCCTATCCGTGA
- a CDS encoding response regulator transcription factor, producing the protein MSEPTKTVVLVEDDVRLQKQLIEILSCSHDIECLYAVSSAEEALEKIPSHPPDVILMDINLPGASGIDCIPELKRKLPGLEIVMLTAYEEEDNLFRALKAGASGYLIKSSDPREIYDAIRDVQNGGAPFSSHIARKVVQYFRAEKKTEDENARLSTREREVLEMLAGGYIYKEVADKLDITVETVRTYVKRICVKLQVRSKVEAILKYRS; encoded by the coding sequence ATGAGCGAACCAACGAAAACAGTCGTGCTGGTGGAGGATGATGTCCGTCTGCAGAAGCAGCTCATCGAAATCCTGTCCTGCTCCCATGACATAGAATGCCTCTATGCCGTTTCATCGGCGGAGGAGGCGCTGGAAAAAATACCATCCCATCCCCCTGACGTCATCCTGATGGACATCAATCTCCCCGGGGCTTCCGGCATCGACTGCATCCCGGAACTGAAACGGAAGCTTCCAGGATTGGAAATCGTGATGCTGACCGCCTACGAAGAGGAGGATAATCTCTTCCGTGCGCTCAAGGCCGGAGCAAGCGGATACCTCATCAAATCGAGCGATCCGCGGGAAATCTATGATGCGATCCGCGACGTCCAGAATGGCGGTGCCCCTTTTTCCAGCCACATTGCACGGAAGGTTGTACAATATTTCCGAGCGGAGAAAAAAACGGAGGATGAGAACGCGAGGCTTTCCACCCGCGAACGCGAGGTGCTGGAAATGTTGGCTGGTGGCTATATCTACAAGGAAGTGGCGGACAAGCTGGACATAACGGTCGAAACGGTCCGCACGTATGTGAAGAGAATCTGCGTGAAGCTGCAGGTCCGCAGCAAGGTTGAAGCCATCCTCAAATACCGTTCATGA